A single region of the Thermococcus paralvinellae genome encodes:
- a CDS encoding 4Fe-4S dicluster domain-containing protein — protein sequence MGEETKNEERIWILITPDKCSGCRLCEVACSLEHEGIIWPEASRIRIYELLPGVNVPHTCVQCPDYPCVNACNFGALGIDEKTGAVLVDEEKCTECGACVLACPGKVPRIPTGKGSVVICDLCGGNPKCVEVCHEAGHDALTLVKGNYRSIYRTFAKEPIEKSMDLARKMYGEEFVR from the coding sequence ATGGGAGAAGAAACAAAAAATGAGGAAAGGATTTGGATTCTTATAACCCCAGATAAGTGCAGTGGCTGCAGATTGTGTGAGGTCGCTTGTTCTTTAGAGCATGAAGGCATAATATGGCCAGAAGCCTCCCGTATAAGGATTTACGAGCTGTTACCGGGTGTAAACGTTCCACACACTTGCGTCCAGTGTCCTGATTATCCTTGTGTGAACGCCTGCAATTTTGGTGCATTAGGCATTGATGAAAAAACCGGAGCTGTTCTCGTTGATGAGGAAAAGTGCACAGAGTGCGGAGCCTGTGTTTTAGCTTGCCCTGGAAAAGTTCCCAGAATTCCAACTGGAAAAGGCAGTGTTGTCATCTGCGACTTATGCGGCGGGAATCCAAAGTGTGTTGAAGTCTGTCATGAAGCTGGTCATGATGCTCTAACACTTGTCAAGGGCAACTACCGCTCAATATACAGAACTTTTGCAAAAGAACCAATTGAGAAGAGCATGGATTTAGCGAGAAAAATGTATGGAGAAGAGTTTGTGAGGTGA